A region from the Benincasa hispida cultivar B227 chromosome 10, ASM972705v1, whole genome shotgun sequence genome encodes:
- the LOC120088459 gene encoding trihelix transcription factor GT-2-like, translated as MLEISPSPENSTPTAAAVVNRAAEEDGAAASAGLSEETDRNWPGNRWPREETMALLKVRSSMDTAFRDASLKAPLWEEVSRKLAELGYNRNAKKCKEKFENIYKYHKRTKDGRSGKANGKNYRYFEQLEAFDNHPLLPSQADSMEEIPRIIPNNVVHNAIPCSVVTPGANFVETTTTSISTSTTSCSSKESGGTRKKKRKFVEFFERLMNEVIEKQEKLQKKFVEALEKCEVERLAREEEWKMQELARIKKERERLNQERSIAAAKDAAVLSFLKVFSEQVGTVQFPENLILMENLTEKQDDGNVDRNTSTRENINNGNSSQISSSRWPKEEIDALIQLRTSLQMKYQDNGPKGPLWEEISLAMKKLGYDRNAKRCKEKWENINKYFKRVRESNKKRPEDSKTCPYFQQLDALYKQKSKKIINNPTNPNYELKPEELLMHMMGGQEESHQPESATDDGDQNQEDEVEGEGEDEDEDYQIVANNSNNQMEVN; from the exons ATGCTGGAAATTTCGCCTTCGCCGGAAAACTCTACCCCCACCGCCGCTGCCGTCGTGAACCGGGCCGCCGAGGAAGACGGTGCAGCAGCCTCTGCCGGACTTTCCGAGGAAACTGACCGGAACTGGCCAGGTAATCGGTGGCCGCGAGAGGAGACTATGGCTTTGTTGAAGGTGCGGTCGAGTATGGATACTGCGTTCAGGGATGCAAGCTTGAAAGCTCCTCTATGGGAAGAAGTTTCCAG GAAATTGGCTGAGCTTGGGTATAATCGAAATGCGAAAAAATGCAAAGAGAAGTTTGAGAACATTTATAAGTATCATAAAAGAACTAAAGATGGTAGATCTGGGAAAGCGAATGGGAAAAATTATAGGTATTTTGAGCAATTAGAAGCTTTTGATAATCATCCAttgcttccctctcaagctgaTTCAATGGAAGAAATCCCAAGGATTATCCCAAACAATGTTGTTCACAATGCAATTCCATGTTCCGTAGTAACCCCGGGTGCGAATTTTGTTGAGACTACCACCACTTCGATATCGACGTCGACCACGTCTTGTTCGAGTAAAGAATCGGGTGGgacgaggaagaagaagaggaagtttGTGGAGTTCTTTGAGAGGTTAATGAACGAGGTGATTGAGAAGCAGGAGAAATTGCAAAAGAAGTTTGTGGAGGCATTGGAGAAGTGTGAAGTGGAGAGGTTAGCTAGAGAAGAAGAATGGAAGATGCAAGAATTAGCTCGAATCAAGAAAGAGCGAGAGCGTTTGAATCAAGAGAGATCGATTGCGGCTGCAAAGGATGCAGCTGTTCTTTCATTCTTGAAGGTTTTCTCTGAACAGGTGGGCACAGTGCAGTTTCCTGAGAACTTGATTTTGATGGAGAATTTGACTGAGAAGCAAGATGATGGTAATGTTGACAGAAATACAAGCACTCGAGAGAATATCAACAATGGTAATTCGAGTCAGATTAGCTCATCTCGATGGCCGAAAGAAGAGATAGATGCTCTGATTCAGCTTAGGACTAGTCTGCAGATGAAATACCAGGATAATGGCCCTAAAGGTCCTCTCTGGGAGGAAATATCACTAGCCATGAAGAAACTTGGGTATGATAGAAATGCAAAGAGGTGTAAAGAGAAATGGGAGAACATCAACAAATACTTCAAAAGAGTAAGGGAAAGCAACAAAAAGCGACCCGAGGATTCAAAGACATGCCCTTATTTCCAGCAGCTCGACGCATTGTACAAACAGAaatccaagaaaatcatcaacaatccAACCAATCCAAATTACGAACTAAAACCCGAGGAACTATTGATGCACATGATGGGCGGCCAAGAAGAAAGCCACCAGCCCGAATCAGCAACAGACGACGGCGATCAGAACCAAGAAGATGAAGTCGAAGGCGAAGGCGAAGATGAAGACGAGGACTATCAGATTGTAGCCAACAACAGCAATAATCAAATGGAAGTTAACTAG